The proteins below are encoded in one region of Bacteroidia bacterium:
- the infB gene encoding translation initiation factor IF-2, with amino-acid sequence MSEPAAPKRLSKVASEFGVGINTLMEFLNKMGVPGVNPNFKVEADHYEMLLKEYGKEKAVADAAHKQLEESRARREAYATNSDPNVDSTKKPAPATPTASVAPAPTPAPAPAPAPEPPPAPPAPVVEASKPVEIPEVAPEPVVEEKPEPPAPAPTPEPVVEPEPVVAATPAPEPTPESETIKAKIGEDMAPKFVVKGKIELPVKGKAKSKEEVKPQPKVETPPPAPTPKPEPVAVTPETPVAEEKHVTSVADFIQLTEEEKQEKVEPEHHQTQFQKLEGPKIMGKMELPVDDKKKSGGNQQNQDNNRKEKRKRIRKGVDVNSVAQSNQGGGGNQQPNQQRSQQGGGGQQGNNQGNRNNNQRNQHRNEPKPALTEEEIQKQIKETLARLSAGGKSKSSKYRREKRDEKRAEFEAEMEQQEMEKKIIKVTEFVTANELAKMMNVPVNKIISTCMALGMFVSINQRLDAETLSIVAEEFGYAVEFVSAEVQEAIKEDNDTPDDLKPRPPIVTVMGHVDHGKTSLLDYIRKANVIAGEAGGITQHIGAYSVELESGKHITFLDTPGHEAFTAMRARGAKVTDVVIVVVAADDNVMPQTREAINHAQAAGVPIVFAINKIDKPGANPDKIREELAAMNILVEDWGGKYQCQEISAKKGINIDLLLEKVLLEAEMLDLKANPSRNAAGTVIESSLDKGRGFISTILVEKGTLRVGDVILAGCYSGRVKAMQNERNQNVKSVGPATPAIILGLTGAPQAGDHFNVMDDEREARDIANKRLQLQREQGYRTKKHITLDEIGRRLAIGDFQELNIIVKGDVDGSVEALSDSLIKLSTEKIQVNIVHKAVGQISESDVMLASASNAIVVGFQVRPSVSARKIAEQEQIDIRLYSIIYNAIEEVKAAMEGMLAPTMEEKVVGNIEVREVFKISKVGTVAGCYVLDGKVNRQTRIRLIRDGIVVYNGNLGSLKRFKDDVKEVLAGYECGLNIENFNDIKVGDIIEGYTEVEVKQKL; translated from the coding sequence ATGTCAGAACCAGCAGCACCAAAACGATTAAGTAAGGTCGCCTCCGAATTTGGAGTGGGAATTAACACCCTTATGGAGTTCCTCAATAAAATGGGAGTTCCGGGGGTTAATCCAAACTTTAAAGTGGAAGCAGACCATTACGAAATGTTGCTAAAAGAATACGGTAAGGAAAAAGCCGTAGCCGATGCAGCCCATAAGCAACTGGAGGAATCTCGTGCCAGAAGGGAAGCATACGCCACCAACTCGGATCCAAATGTTGATTCGACCAAAAAACCGGCCCCTGCCACTCCAACGGCAAGCGTTGCCCCGGCTCCAACGCCGGCTCCCGCACCGGCTCCCGCGCCGGAACCGCCCCCGGCACCTCCGGCTCCGGTAGTAGAAGCTTCTAAACCGGTAGAAATACCTGAGGTTGCACCCGAACCGGTGGTGGAAGAAAAGCCCGAACCTCCGGCTCCGGCCCCAACCCCTGAACCGGTTGTGGAGCCTGAACCAGTTGTTGCCGCAACCCCGGCCCCCGAACCAACTCCGGAATCCGAAACCATTAAAGCAAAAATTGGAGAAGATATGGCTCCAAAGTTTGTTGTAAAAGGTAAAATAGAACTTCCGGTAAAAGGTAAAGCCAAATCAAAAGAGGAAGTTAAACCACAACCTAAAGTGGAAACCCCTCCGCCGGCACCAACCCCTAAACCCGAACCCGTTGCTGTTACTCCCGAAACTCCGGTTGCCGAAGAAAAACATGTGACCTCTGTCGCCGATTTTATTCAACTAACCGAAGAAGAAAAACAAGAGAAAGTTGAACCGGAACACCACCAAACCCAGTTCCAAAAGCTGGAAGGACCCAAAATCATGGGTAAAATGGAACTTCCGGTGGATGACAAGAAAAAGTCGGGTGGAAATCAGCAAAACCAAGACAATAACCGTAAAGAGAAAAGAAAACGTATTCGCAAAGGGGTTGATGTAAATTCCGTTGCTCAGTCTAACCAAGGCGGAGGCGGTAACCAACAACCTAACCAGCAACGTTCTCAACAAGGTGGAGGCGGACAACAAGGTAATAACCAGGGTAACCGCAATAACAACCAGCGGAATCAACACCGAAATGAACCTAAACCGGCCTTAACCGAAGAGGAAATTCAAAAGCAAATTAAGGAAACCCTGGCCCGATTAAGCGCCGGCGGAAAATCCAAATCCTCCAAATACCGCAGAGAAAAAAGGGACGAAAAGCGTGCCGAATTCGAAGCTGAAATGGAGCAACAGGAAATGGAGAAAAAAATCATTAAGGTTACCGAGTTCGTTACTGCGAACGAGTTAGCCAAAATGATGAATGTGCCTGTAAATAAAATTATCTCCACCTGCATGGCATTGGGTATGTTTGTTTCTATTAACCAACGCTTAGATGCAGAAACCCTCAGTATCGTTGCCGAAGAGTTTGGTTATGCTGTTGAATTCGTTTCCGCTGAAGTGCAGGAAGCAATTAAGGAAGATAATGATACTCCGGACGATTTAAAACCTCGCCCTCCGATTGTAACCGTTATGGGTCACGTTGACCATGGTAAAACATCCTTGCTCGACTACATCCGTAAAGCTAATGTAATTGCCGGAGAGGCCGGTGGTATTACTCAGCACATCGGTGCTTATAGCGTGGAACTGGAAAGTGGTAAACACATAACTTTCCTCGATACTCCCGGTCACGAAGCCTTTACCGCTATGCGTGCCCGTGGTGCTAAAGTAACCGACGTGGTTATTGTAGTGGTTGCTGCCGACGATAATGTAATGCCTCAAACCCGCGAAGCCATTAACCACGCCCAGGCAGCCGGTGTTCCCATCGTTTTTGCCATTAACAAAATCGATAAGCCGGGCGCAAATCCCGATAAAATCAGGGAAGAACTAGCCGCCATGAATATTTTGGTGGAAGACTGGGGTGGTAAATACCAATGCCAGGAAATTTCAGCTAAAAAAGGTATCAACATTGATTTGCTCCTGGAGAAAGTGCTGTTGGAGGCTGAAATGTTGGATTTGAAAGCTAACCCAAGCCGAAACGCTGCCGGTACCGTTATCGAATCATCTCTGGATAAAGGTAGAGGGTTTATTTCTACCATTTTGGTAGAAAAAGGTACGCTGCGTGTTGGAGATGTTATTTTGGCGGGTTGCTATTCCGGACGCGTAAAAGCCATGCAAAATGAACGGAATCAAAATGTGAAGTCTGTAGGTCCGGCTACTCCTGCCATTATTTTAGGATTAACCGGAGCCCCACAGGCCGGTGACCATTTTAACGTGATGGACGATGAAAGGGAAGCTAGAGATATTGCCAATAAACGCTTGCAATTGCAACGCGAACAAGGCTATCGTACCAAAAAGCATATTACCCTCGACGAAATTGGCCGCCGACTTGCTATTGGAGATTTCCAAGAATTGAATATCATTGTTAAAGGTGACGTGGATGGATCGGTTGAAGCGCTTTCTGATTCCTTGATTAAACTATCTACCGAGAAAATTCAGGTGAATATTGTTCACAAGGCTGTTGGTCAAATCTCCGAATCAGACGTTATGTTGGCCTCCGCTTCCAATGCCATTGTGGTAGGTTTCCAGGTGAGACCAAGCGTAAGTGCCCGGAAAATTGCCGAGCAGGAGCAAATCGATATTCGCTTGTATTCCATCATTTACAACGCCATCGAAGAGGTGAAAGCCGCTATGGAAGGTATGTTGGCTCCAACAATGGAAGAAAAAGTGGTTGGAAATATCGAAGTTCGCGAAGTGTTCAAAATCTCCAAGGTGGGTACAGTTGCCGGTTGCTATGTGTTAGATGGAAAAGTAAACCGTCAAACCCGTATTCGTTTGATCCGCGATGGTATTGTGGTGTACAACGGAAACCTGGGTTCATTGAAACGCTTCAAAGACGATGTTAAAGAAGTTTTGGCCGGCTACGAATGCGGTTTGAACATCGAAAATTTCAACGATATCAAAGTCGGTGACATTATCGAAGGATACACCGAGGTAGAGGTTAAGCAAAAACTCTAA